The nucleotide window CCAACAAGGTCAGTGTAACATTAACTAAGGTCTTACGGGGGGTAACACCTGATCCACTCCCTTGAGGACAGTAGAGGTGTATACGAGTTGAACTGAGTCCAACTtcggcttggctcggccactagatGACCCAGCTCAAACCTGGCTCAGCTTAGTCCTCAAGCTTAACtggccaactcgactcaatttggtcagtagcttgggccaaatcgagccgagttcgagctaagattgaGTCTGTGTGGCATTTTCaaaaacacatggagtgcattttcaatttattactgtatgtaaaatagtATCAAttatttacatgtatttcatcaaacactttgtaggcaatatcaaaatcaagaaaaaaggtatttgtttcatatacatatcttTATTGCCACTAGTCGACGCTTCGttgtgtcatttcatcaaacacttggtgagcaacatcaatatcaaagtaatcaagtcactgaattggtttgatctgagttcgattcaagttggggttcgatccgagcaGAGTCAAGCTTAGGCAAGCTcgattcgaaattttttcaagctcaaaaaatcaattcGACACGGCTTGAACTTAGTTTCAAACCaaatcaaattgagctttttcgagtcaagtcgagcgagctaaccaagctaactcagtttgtgtacagccctacctgTGAATGGCTATGACaggaagttaggtgggccacattgatgtttacgagaaattcacccatccatccattttgccatgtcaGCTAAAAAATGAGATGGCTCTAAAACTAAAGTGAGCCTATGATAGAAAAAATGTGGGTGGGTAGGAAAACGCTAACCATTGAAACCAACCTAGGCCGTATGGCGCTGTTGAAAAGTTATCCAATGGATCTTAAGATTATTTAGGCTACGAGGAAATAAAaacacataaatattagcctggttcaaaacttttatggctcacaTGTTTTAACAATGGATTTTTAAttcttctttggttttttttcttttttttaaaatcatgtaGCATacttgatttttcaattttcctcAATTTTGAGCATCTATTTTATGGGCCAGTTTGTTTTTCCAAAAGAACTTAAATTTGtgagcccatggtgatgtatattacaTATACCCATCGTCCACTGGTTTAACAAAACATTTCGAAGCATGAGTCAAAAAAGGAGAGgtagatccaacattcaagtgacCCACACTTAAGTAAACAATAGCCTTAATAAGTTTTTAAGGATGGTGTTCAATTCCCTTCATGCCCTAATTGCAGTAGGCACAACAGAAtgaacagatgaacggtgtggataatccacatacattacgatgggccccacatatatttcacaGCGTCCTTGATTTcagtgttgaaaaaaaaaataagagtcAATTCAACCGTCCAGAATGATACAGTAATTACAAAAGTACATGCCTAGGAGTGGATTTATCTTAAACATAATCATGGCCCCACTAAGCTTACCATGTGCCATTGGCCCACAATCCATGCCCCCAAAGTAGTTACTATTTTTAATTGAGTGGGTAATGATGGAGACACTTAGCCTTAAGTGTCATCtattccatccattcatttctccACATTTCCTCCGTCTGTTGGTTTCCCAACATCATAAAATCACATCTATAATTGAAGTGTGCACCACCATAAGAAAGAATAGGATGGAAATATGAACGGATGAAACCTTCCAGGGGCACACTGATTTATAGATGGAGTGTACATTACACGacatcaacatgggccccacagtcattaGGCTTAGGTTGAAGCAGATTGAGTAGACATCAAGACCACCCAGCTAGCTCTGATGTCGGCCGTTGTGGAGcctatcatgatatatatgtgtgtttttCTTCGAAGTCTATCAGTTTTGCTTGTTCATTTTAGGGCTGTAGcactggaaacaatggtaattgaacgcccacctttAAGAGCCTTTTAACGGATTGGATAAAGCTATTTTAGGTATTTTCCTTTATTTGggctgtgtgatcttatcaacggtttggatggtaaataaatgttatagtgggccctaggaaggtttcaacggtgggtgttattgTATCCACTTTCCCCCCtggtccacttgaatcttagatctgcttcattttgggctcatttttAAAGTGAGCTGGCAagaagatggacagcatggattaaagcacgtgcatcaaggtgggccccacagcgggTGTAGGGGTCACCGCCCATTCCCCTTCGGCTTTCGGTGTGTGGGGggtagcggattgcgtcctaccaccgCTGAAAATATGTGGACTACACGGTGAGGTTTAAAATCTTACCCTTGAAAAGTGGGGAAGGGGGGGGTGGATTGTGTCCTACCACCGCTGAAAATATGTGGACTACACGATGAGGATTAaaatcttaccgttgaaaacttcatgggggccacaaaagttttggatggagctgatttttttgtTCTCTTCACCTatatctatgtaactttatgaatatgttagatagaaaataaacatcatggcgggccctatAAAAGTTTTAACTGTTAGAATCATTATCACATCTGCTTCCTATGCTATGGTCCAATCGAGCCTTAGATTTGCCACAGTTTTGGgtttgtaccctaaaatgatatgaaaaaataaatgaacagtttggataagacccatacatcacggtggtcactCAAAGCTCTTGCTTGTGGGTAGGACTAGCTAGGCATAGACtcaagtcggactgagttagggctgacccgactcgatttggttttaaattaggcttaactcgaactcgactcgactcggtaccgagtccagcatgcctaaaccGATCTGAATCCGAGTCTGTCATGTACTAATTcggaccgagtccgacccggtAAAAAGTACCAAGTTAATTCGAGTTGGCACTGATTCGGATCCAATtcgatttgagagagagagagagagagaggagggcggTGATGAAGGTTAGCGGTTGCTGAGATTGGAAGAGGATGATGAGGGAGGAAGAAAGAATTTGCGGTCAGAtcagaaatttttattttatatatacttGAAACTGAAGTCGAGTACGACCGAATTGAGTTTCTAGTCAAGTTAGGTCGAATTACTAAGTAACTTGAACTCAACGCGATTTAAAATTGGATTGAACGAAGCCTACACGATTCGGACTGACTCACCCACTGGGTTGGAATGAAGTTATGTCCGAATGATTCAGAAGAGTTGCGGCAGACGAgacaagtcgagtcgagtcctcCCGTGCCCAGCTCTGAGTAGAACGCCATCCGCGTCCGATTCTTGGTGACAGGAAAGACTAGCCAAATGCGACACACGTCACGCGTGCGGCATGAAAATATTAAGATAAGATCGGAAGGTGTACAGTCGTTGTGTGATAGGCATCTTAAAGGGTTTTTTTTCCAACGTGCTATATATATCTTATTCGTACAAAAAATGGTCCACATCATGATGACTGTCTGATAGGAAAATCAAAAGTAtccgctcattaggtgggccacaccattatacTACGTCACATCATAGGCTGTTCATTGATATAAACGTCGTGATTTTCGTTTCTATAtatggattggtctgattttcatACAGAAGATCATAGCGACGTGGGCCACATTTTATACCAACGGGATGTTCTGCCAACACGTGGTGTGAAGATGTGTTGGgaagcgtggggcccaccatgatgtatgtgttctacatATGAGGTGAAAAACTGAAgttgatacaaagctcaagtgtaccacaccacacaaaCAGTGAGTGATTGAAcggtcaccgttaaaaacttcttggggggccacaaagttttggatcaggctgatatttgtggtgtacCTTCATCCACgtatgagtgaccttatcaacaggttggatgacaaataaacattacggtgggccctagaaaggtttcgatGATGGATGTTAATATTtcatttttcctgtggtgtggtcgacttgagcttctgatataatttatttatggtttattgttataaaatgatctggaaaaatagatggacggtgtggatataaaacccatacatcaagttgggccccacattgcCGAAAACAtcaacaccacctaatccgcgtccgttctaCGTATGTTGACGCTGATGGTAAAAGCGGTGCTTGTGTCTTGTCCATTGCTCGTGTGATGCGTCACGTGGAAGAAGACCCAACGCGAGCCACACGTGGTAAAGACTAACACGTGTATGATATCAGATCTTCTCATCAGGCGATCCTTGCTACTTAGACGCCGTGTCTGAAAATTCAGACTGGTAtgattgtcaggtgggccacacacggtCATTCAAAACCTAATTGTCTATCATTTTGGACGGCATCCTTCACGACACTGCAACATTGATGTGACATCCATCTCGTCCATCAGTTGCAACACCTACTTAAAGCctaacacatgtgggccccaccacatgggaATGGGAACGTCGACCATAGAAACCTTTGTGGGATCGCTGTGTTTTTCAtacgccatccaatccgttcatcaggtggtcccaccACATGAAGAAGAAACATCCAGAAAAAAGCCTGATTCAAAAAGTAGATCGGACCGCTATTATTGATTATATATTGTTCCCTTAtcgcggcccacctgattttggaCCTTTCTGATTTTTGTTATGTACGGTGAGAACTAGGTGTAGCagcggatgaacggagtggatttttgcacgcacatcatgctgggccccacagagcttgggagTTGCATGCGCTGTCAACTAGCTCATTGATTAGATAAATGCGACCTTAGATACAATCCAAGTCTTCCGCGGCGACCCCAATATCAAAAGTAGGCAAAAACAGCCACTGTAAGTTGGGTAGGCAGGCATCTCAATCCAGCCGTCCAGTATGGCCCCACACTGAATGGGGTCTGATAATTTGACTtaaccatcctaaccatccaattagagTGTCAATTAGAAGGCATCTGATCGCTGGATTCGAACCGTTGATTATCACTGTTTCTAATTGTCCACATGTGTTTGCCACAGATAGACGGTTGAGATCATCTTTCCGGTGTAATCTGTACTGAGGTACATGGGCCACGTTACATTTGGGGGTGTGagcatgggagcggattaggtgcggccccgaccTCACCGAACATAGTGCGGAcctgaccgtggggtccaccttcgtGTATgtatagtatatccacgccgtccatccgtttttcatatCAACTTTGTGCACCAGagaaaaaattaggcagatccaattcTCGGGTGGACCAAACTACTGgtggaccattgaaaacttcttgtgggccacaaaatttttggatcaatctaatatttgttttttttttttttacttcatttaTATCTGTATGACATTACCAAcattttggatggcaaataaccattacGGTGAGTCCTGGGAACTTTTTAATGGCgtgcattcaatcatcactgtttcctatagtatggtccacttgatttttggatctgcttaattttttgtctcttatattaaaatgatatgtaaaaacgtatgaacggtgtggatatactacgCGTACGTAAAAACGGGCCCAACGATCATGGATGCACTGTATTGGGTAAGgcccgggccgcacctaatcctctcccgtGATTCGATGCTCTGTCACAGTAATTCATcttcctaagggcctgtttggccgggtgggttggcaagggattgaatggtactagggtggatggcatggatttcaggTAAAgaatggtgttgtcggtggattgtcttgagaatcatgggattgctctatccctAGATTGCTGATTGCTATGtccagtttgtttggcacgcccggccaatccgggATTTAACTTACAATCCCTTCCCGTACCATCCAATCACTTCCAATCGGACCGGCCAAACGGACCTGAAAGTATTAGGGTGggttggatgggatttaaaggcaaTGATGGTGTTGCCAGTAGATTGCCTTAAGATCCATGGATTGGGATTAGATCACCGACTCGGTAGTCCAttccaggatttaacttccaatcccttcaaatccgaccggccaaacggacctcgaaggattagggtggattggatgggatttaaaggtattgatggtgttgtcagtagattgtcttaaaattcatgggattgctatatatcccaggatcagatcacccagtttgtttggcacaCCCTGccgaaggattagggtggattggatgggatttaaaggtattgatggtgttgtcagtagattgtcttaaaATTCATGGGATTAGGATcaaatcaccgactctgtttggcacgcccggcccatcccggatttaacttccaatctctTCCGATATGTACCGCCGACATAACAAGCGGGCGCTAAGATGCACACCTGCGCAGGGTCCGCACAAAACGACACCCTCCTCCCTCCTTGATTTACGAAAGGAAGCAATCGCAGCCGTGAATTTAGATGCGTGAAAGAGAAGCGCCTTATATGTACCTGCATTTAACAATTGTAATAGATCTGATACGTTCATCTGACATAATTCTATACAGATCTCCTTTTTTCTATACTATAATTCCCTTATATCACCATACGTTCTATGAAAGTATGCTGAATATTAACAGTAAATCACCCACTTCTAAATtactatatttttatatttaaaaatttttcaaataaacaaataaattattatatCATGATGAACGGTCCCGATCTTCCGAAAGTATGACGCATCATATCGTACGCTGCGCTTTTATTTAGCGTTTGTTGACGCGCGGATGAAAACATCTTTTACGAATCCCTTAACGATCGTACCAAAATCGTCCACGTTTCCGCGCCATGCATTGCTTAAAACAATAAGCTCTGTCCCACCAGCTTGTCTCTGTGACATACATTCCCTCTATCAGGATTCAGGTGATTCATTGGATCAtaaactcacgtgggccccaccatagggaaCGATGGAGAGAGGTCGACAACTAAATTTTTGTATGTGGGCCACCTTGGTGTAgatatatttcatccaaaccgttaataaggtgtctaagagaagaaaaaaaaaaaagtgctctGATAAAAAAAATACCTCAGAGGAACGCAGCGGATAATactggtgtggtccatcttaaAATTTTATCAGGTTGATATTTTTATGTACGGTGGAAATAATGATTAGCACCTGATGAACGGAAGAGATGTTATAAATTCATCacggtggcccatttgagcttggATATTGTATGCGCTGCGTACAACAGATTTTGAtgatgatttcggttgggggcgGATTCGATGAGGTCGTGACCGTgggccactttaatgtatttgatctatatccactccgtccatccgtttttctatgtAATTTTAAGTTACAGaatcaaaattgaagtagattcaaatctcaggtggaccacaccacatgaaaaagtttTGATTGAATgacgactattaaaaacttcctgaggcccaccgtgtttatttgccatccaacccgttgataagtcACATATTAACTGTATGAAGGGAAACACGAATAtccgtttgatccaaaacttcatttgACTAAAGCGGCTTTTGCTGCAAacaagaagttttaaacggtgggcattcaatctccacattTTCtgacggtgtggtccatttaagatttatatctacttcattttttaggataatgcacttaaaatgatatggaaaaacagatagcCAGCGTggatattcaaaaaataaatcaaggtggtccccacaatCACGGCCTCACTGAAGTCGGTCCCTCACGGCCACACCGAACAGCTCTCATCCCCGTCCTAGAGGACGAACGCCGTCCAATAAACCACTTGGACAAGATGATCCGACGTGGCGTATTGCTGACGTGGACACCCTCCCTCGCACGTGCAGGCCAGCGAGGACAAAAACCCCTCCGACAACCCCTAGAGGGGCACTTTCCGAGTCTACGAATCTCGCGCCGCTGGAATCCAGAGCCACCTTCCGCCGAAATATTCCCTCCCGGCGGCCTCCACTCGATGCACGCGTGGCCTGAATATTCCTTCACGTCAGCCTGAATCTGACGCCGTCCGGCAGGGATGGGTGTGTCGAGCGAGGACGTGGTGTTGATTGAGGGAGGGAAGAAGGCTGGCGAGCCCCGCGTGATCACCGTAAATTGTCCGGACAAGACTGGCTTGGGCTGCGATCTATGCAGGATTATACTCGAGTTTGGACTGTGCATTACCAAAGGAGGTTAGACCTGCGGACTACGAAGGCAATTCTAATTTCGCAATTCCTTTGgattttttaggtttttttgtttttttggaagAATTTGGTTTTTGGAGTGGAGAAGTGTAGGGTGCGTTTGGAGGCGCATCCAAATTGCGATTTTGATGCTTCCAAATCTCATTTCTGCTTCATTTTCCCCAGTTTTGGGATCTTGGATTGCGTTtgggagagttttttttttttttttttctccctcccACGTCACGATTGAATGCGGAGTTGTTTTGATTTTTccagttttaggatttttaggtTGCgtttggtggtttttttttttccagacaaATCACGATTGGGTGCGGAATTGTGTTCATTTTACTGCCgatttgcattttttttactGCACGGTTGAAATGCTTTGAAATCGTGTTTTAAATCCCATTTCATAGAGTTTCATTTCACCCCCGAAATGCGTTTTGCAGGAGAACCAAACGCGGCCATGTTGcaagggattttatttttttttatttacttttatttttgtgGACTGTTTTGATTTTTCTTGTCTTCttgccgttttttttttttttaatctcttaattctttttgtggatttttattttaaaattttttatttttttttggtggtaATGGAAAAAAATTGGATTTTGTTTTTAAGTTCGAGAATCTCCATTGTTGGATATCATGATTTTTCTTACCAATTCATGGTTGGGTGCTGAATTTTCCAAATTTATGTTGAACCAAACACTGCAATTTGGAAATTAAGAAATAATTTCTGCTTGATTTTCTGCAATTTTGGGTTTTTCCAGTTGGAGCTGGGTGGTTAGAGTAGCTGGCCTTTTTTCCTCCCAAATGACAATTGGGTGTGGAATTGTGTTGATTTTGCTATTGATTTGCATATTTTGGCTGCACAGTTGAAATGCTCTGAAATCGAGTTCTAAGTTCCTGATGTTTCACATACTTTCATTTAAATCCTTTACCAAATGCGACCATTTGGTAAgggatttaaaataataataatttttgttgactttttgaaattttgtttccTTCTTCcggttttatttttaattcttttgaggattttttattttttgttttctgttAATGGAATTGGGACATGTAAATTTGGACTGTGTTGAAGTTTGAGAATCTCGGGTGTTGAATATCGTGACCTTTTACCAtttgaaaattctgattttttaaagattttttgttACTCTCTTTTTCAGGAATaatttgagtttttcttttcttttttgaaaattggCTTTTTGCAAGTCGCCCCATTTCTCACAATAAAATCAAGGTTGAAATTATGCAGCCAGTATATTGTGTCGGAATCAATGTAATTCCACTGCGAATCTCAATAGAAATGGTTTCTGCCAAACAAGCCCGTAATTATATTATTCTATTTCCCTGGTACAAGCTTTTCATTCCTTTTCCTCCACTTTCTTGTTTTCTTggattcttttattctttttttttttcattttcattgtaGTAATTTTTTAGAACAGTTTTGAGTGATCATAGGCTTCGCTGCTTTTTCTGCATTAGAAGAATCAATGTCTTATTATTATCCAATTTCCTTTTACTTATCCatgtttttcttttcaatttctgATGTAGATGTTTCAACCGACGGGAAATGGTGCTATGTAGTATTATGGGTCATTCCACATTCCTCTTCAATAATGGTGAGATGGGCAAGCTTGAAGAACCGGCTGCTATCTGTCTGCCCTTCGTGTTCTGTTTCCTTCTATTTCGAACCCGCTCCGCGCTCCACTGCATCGCCAGTCTACCTGTTGAAGTTATTATGTCTTGATCGGAAAGGATTGTTACATGGTATCTCCAAATTCTCCTTATTTTTGCATCTTGCAGTTTGATGTGATGTTAAGGGTGTTGATTGGATCATCGGTTTGGTGCAGATGTTACTCAAGTTCTTTGTGAGCTCGAGCTTACAATTCAGAGAGTCAAGGTCTCAACAACTCCTGATGGCCGAGTCATGGATCTCTTCTTCATTACAGACGGAATGTGAGAATCTGGATTtggattcttttctttattgttgttgttgttgttgttgttgttgttgtttttggtTCTTTCTAGCTTTATGTTTGTTTGTTACGATATGATCGTAGATGGGTATTTCTTATTTCAATGCAACAATATCTGTTTTTATATCTTTGGTACCGTCTTCATGTGGGCAGCTCCAATCAAATCAGATTAGTGCCtaatccttctttttcttttcttttcttttcttttcccatttTCTTGACTCAGAGATGAAATGAACTGACTGAAAAAGGGCACCCTTTTTATGATCTTCTGTACCCACCACTTACAACATTTTGGATAAATTGAGCCTCCGATTTTTTGTTTCTGATTGAAATCGTTTCAGTTTTTGCTAAACCATTATAGCTCCAGTCTATTTCAACCAGGATTGGTCCTCCCATTTCATAGTATACATGTAATTCTCATATTCATAGACTTGGTTTTGACATTTCAAAATTATTAATTGAACTCAGGAATCAATTCTAGATTGGACTAATACTTAAAAATTAAATCTggtttgtttttttccattctgCTTCTTTGTTAATTGATTGATCTGGAAGAAACCAAACCATCAAATTTATCAGGAAAACCAAGTAATTAAAGCTCTATAAGGAATAGGTTGGTTGGGATAAAATATGAGTCACAGACCTACTATTTCACAAAGCTTCTTTTTTCCTCCCTCTTTTGTATTTTTCTCAGgaattttttaaaggtttttggtACTTGCAAAATGTTCTGCGTGATTTGATTGTCACATCTAATTTGGAGCTCTGTTGTTAGCAGATGgtttagggggaaaaaaaaaatctgaatgcAGTGAGAGGGCTCATACAGAGTCATGCAGTTGTGGTTGTAGTCCAACATGCATTTTGGCTTCTGAACATAGTATAAGATTATAAGTCTCCTGCTTCTGTTATGTTTTGTTTTAGGGAGCTTTTGCATACAAAAAAGAGACAGGATGATACATGCGAGCGGCTGCATGAAGTTCTGGGAGAATCATGTATCAGCTCTGAACTTCAGCTAGCTGGACAGGAATACAAAATTTTTCAACAGGGTTGCTCTTCACTTCATCCTGCAGTAGCAGAAGAACTGTTTGGCTCAGAGCTATCAGACAGTGAAACCCGTTTGCAAGCACTTGCTGCGGATTTGTCGAAGCTGAAGAAGGCCAACATTACCCTGGACAATTCCTTGAGCCCTGCTCACACCTTGCTCCAGATCCACTGTCTTGATCAAAAGGGTCTCCTCTACGACATCATGAGAACTTTGAAGGACTGCAACATTCAGGTGAGCAGCACTCATTCACTCCCATTTTCCTCTGTTCATTTCTTtgagttatttttattattatatttgagAGAGTCTATAACTATTTTAGTTTTTGGAACCATGAATTGTTAGAACACTAGTAGACGACTAATCATTTCTGGACTTTGCTTGGTCGACCTAATTTATGGATTAAAAAAAGACATGGTCAACATTACACAGTTGGATCCTAACCATTGCAACAGAACAGCCAACTATATAATTGAAGGACAGCGAACCTTTATCCAcctcacaggtggggcccaaccTATAAAAAAAAGTACAGGTGACCTATTTTTTGGTATCATAAAGTtgtttatcaggtgggccccatcatgggatgagcTGTGTTCTTATTTCTCCTTTATTAACTGATCCCAGTCATCCAATGAAAAAGAAACTTACAACCATTGGCTCGCATTTAGTGGGTTCCAAGTAGACTGTTAGGATTGTTTGGTTGGGGAGAATTTTGTCTCCCGTCCACCATGGGGCATCATATGAACAACATGGAGCGTTGAGAAGGTGTGTAGAGTTTGTGGACCCAAACAAATCCTCGACCAAACAATTCATATGTCCTCCTTGTTTGCACGCACCCATGAATGTGCACATCCGAGCATGCGATCTGCATGTccttttttacacacacacatgcacgagCCCACCCACCCACGCAGGGaggcacacccacacacacaatAGATATCCATAGACCTCTTTGTCGATCAGTGTCATATCCTACAAGAATATGTGGCTTGCACTTTCTGCTTATACATACAGCATTTGCAAGcatctcatttttttaattacacacacacatgaaCACATGCATGGAACATCTTGTTTTCACCCTTCTGATGTGTAacgaaaaatgtttttttttcttatttagataGCTTACGGGCGGTTTTCATCGAACACGAAAGGTTACCGTGAGGTGGACCTATTTATCCAACAAACAGATGGGAAAAAGATTGTGGACCCTGAGAAACAGAGCGTTTTGTCTTCTCGTTTGAGGATGGAGATGCTCCACCCACTGCGAGTGATAATTGCCAACCGTGGCCCTGATACTGAACTCCTAGTTGCTAATCCGGTAGAGTTGTCAGGAAGGGGAAGGCCTCGTGTTTTTTATGATGTCACGCTTGCTTTGAAAGTTCTCGGAATCTGCATTTTCTCAGTAAGAATTAGCTACCAACTGAATGTTTGTAAGTCATTTTCTTCTAGGCTTTTTGTATACGAAGGTATTATATGAGCTAAAGTTGACAGGAAGGATGCATTGGGACCCACCTCTCCATAAACTATCTTGTGGTCCCCATCATGAGTTGGGCCATGCCCAAATATCTATTCTATCCAGTAATCCTACCTGTCCAATGAAAATGGACAAATACAACCAACGGTCCTCATTTAAGAGGGGCACAAATCGCCTGTAACCCTTATAGAGCATTGATTCGTATAACTCCAGACATGCCCCAATGATAACATGCCATGCGCGCGTGTTAGATGCAGGGCCTGCAGTGAAAAGGGTATATGCGTCATTTACCATAGAAGAATCTCTCCTTTTCACTGTGGTCCCTGCATCTGGCATACTCATGTGATGAGTTATATTGCCCGGTGTCAGGGACTACAGCAGATTCTTTAAACCCTGGTCACAGGCAATTCGCGTCGGAGGACCAACTCAGCTGGCTAAGTTCATCTGCCAGGGCGGACTTTGTAGACATCTCCCATCCATcatgggtccaccatatgaaTTGTTCAGACTggcagaaggtgggccccacctgtacatTTTGTGGGGATGAATGAAAGCTGAGCTGTATGTTTCCTCTTGTACTTGTTCCCTTTCGCTTTCATGGAATTTGGGGCTTTGGTAATTAAAACAGTCATGAATTGACGGTTTGCATACCATTGTTTTGCATTTTAGGCTGAGATTGGGAGGCACTCAACATCCGATCGCCAGTGGGAAGTTTACAGATTCCTTTTGGATGAAACCGTTGAGTTTCCACTGGCGAACAGTCGAGCTAGAACTCAGATCGTCGACAGAGTGAGAAGAACATTGATGGGCTGGTGAGCTTTGATACTTCCTGATTACCCGTACTAGTGAGAAGTTCCTTTCGATTGCTGTAAAAATCTAAATCTGTATG belongs to Magnolia sinica isolate HGM2019 chromosome 8, MsV1, whole genome shotgun sequence and includes:
- the LOC131252961 gene encoding ACT domain-containing protein ACR9 encodes the protein MGVSSEDVVLIEGGKKAGEPRVITVNCPDKTGLGCDLCRIILEFGLCITKGDVSTDGKWCYVVLWVIPHSSSIMVRWASLKNRLLSVCPSCSVSFYFEPAPRSTASPVYLLKLLCLDRKGLLHDVTQVLCELELTIQRVKVSTTPDGRVMDLFFITDGMELLHTKKRQDDTCERLHEVLGESCISSELQLAGQEYKIFQQGCSSLHPAVAEELFGSELSDSETRLQALAADLSKLKKANITLDNSLSPAHTLLQIHCLDQKGLLYDIMRTLKDCNIQIAYGRFSSNTKGYREVDLFIQQTDGKKIVDPEKQSVLSSRLRMEMLHPLRVIIANRGPDTELLVANPVELSGRGRPRVFYDVTLALKVLGICIFSAEIGRHSTSDRQWEVYRFLLDETVEFPLANSRARTQIVDRVRRTLMGW